The window CGACCCTAAGCTCAGGCAGGCAATTTCTTAGACGCCGAGTTAGCTGGTTGTACCCCTATTAAGTCAGGAAGAAGCTCTCTAGTGCGTGAGCTTCAGATTCGGGGTCCAGGTAAGTTGAAGCCAGCCACTTTCGTTGTGCTGGTCTCCGTTCATGTAAGAGGGAATGATGAAGCGTTCGTATTGGGTGAATAGCTGGGCTGACCAGTTGCGACTCCACGAGAAAGAGGCATTGACGAAACCGTCGTTTATGGTGCCCCCGCCAGGGAGATAGATAGCGCTGATCTTGTTTTGCCGATACCCAGCTTCGACTCGAGTCCGGGCGGAGAACCAGTATCCGCTCCTGCCTTCGATGGCCCTGCCGTCGCGACCTACTGCATTTCCTAACAAAAAGCCCTTATTCAGGTTTGCATCGTGATACTGATTGTTGATGAAAAAGCGATCCCCCCCCTCATCGTGGCTTAGTTCGTTGGAACTGGCGGCCTCAACCCGGAGATCCATGTGCGACAGGAGAGGGAGTCGGGGAAAGTAGATGCCAGGACTCCAGACGACGCGACGAGGAGCATCAATGGGACTAGGCTCGTCATCGGCGTAGGAGTCAGCATAGAGTGTGACGTACTTCCGTAGACCGGGAACGTGGAGGAGAAAATCGAAGCCGCTCTTTCGATCGCCTGGGTCGTTACGCGTTCCATAGACGCTCGAGCCGGTAGAGTTGAAACTAAAGAGGTTTCTCTTCAGGCTTCCCAGCGTCATTGGATGACCGACACCCCATAAAATCGACCAGCGGGTAAAACCCATTTCAAGATACTGTCCGAAGGTGAAGTCTATCTTCGTACCGTTGTAGTAGGGTCGATTCGGTGATTGGTGGCCGGAGAGTTTGCCGAAGACAAAATCGAACCGGTAGGTCCCCAGGTTTGGAAGAAGCGGCAATAGATGCGGGCGTGTAGCGACAAACTGTAAGTTATAGGTGGGCTCTGCGTTGCTTGAGAACGAGAGAGGGCCAATCAGCGTCGGTCCCCAGTAGAGTTCCTGTTTTCCAAAGGATAGAGCGTTGCCGCCGAAGGCTACGCCTGCATATAACTCAATCGGCCTGACACGCTCGTAGGCGGAGGTTGCCAGAGACGCAGGATAGTCGTTGGGCAATCCATCCAGAGAGGCGATGAATTGGGCCTGGTCGTCGGATCGAGCCAGAGTGCCCGGATCGTGCTGCAACTCTTCGCGAGCATAGATGAAGTATCGCTTGTAGGTAGCGCGTCCGGAGAGCCCAGCGATCACGCTTGTGCCCCGCCCAAGCGGCCTGCCAAAATCATTCCACCAGGTCTGGCCGAAGTGATAACTGTCGGCGATCGCCGGTCCTATGATGGCACCGTCGCGGTTATAGGCAGATTCCAAGACAACCGAATTGCTGTCTACAGGGTCTGCGAGTTCCCGATGCAGATCAGAGATAAGCAGCTCTGCCTGTTGATCCATAGCTTTGTTTCCGTTGTAGCGATTGACCTCGTTCTCTGCTTCAAGGAGTTGGCGTAGACATTCTTTGCGCGCCCAAGGGCGGATTAAGACGTTTTGAGTGGGGATATACCCCATGTCGGCAAGTCTTTCCAAAGCTGGATAGATCCAGCTATCCATTGGCACATCGGTGGACCCAAGCTTGTCCGGATCAATAATTTCTGTCAGCTGCCGCCGGGTAGGACCATAAGGGAAGCCGGACTGGGCCGATGCGTGGGAGATATATAACGCGTCATGATCGCCATAGATCGACGACAGATTTCCAGCGTCCATCAAAGTCGCGTTCAAGGTTCCGTTCAGGAGCGGTGGCTTGATCAGAGTCGAAGGGACCGCATCAGCCTGAAGAATGAACGGCGAAGATTGCTGAAGGTGTGAAACTCCGAGAGCGGCGTATGAATGATTCGCAGAATTAGTCTCTGTCGCATCCTGAGCTAAACAAAGCCCTGCCGGCAATAGGGACAACCCAAAGACCATACCGATCAGTAGTTTTTTTGAGTTCGGGGTTGCTCTCATACGGGGAGGTTCACGTTAAGGTTCGAGTCATCTGACACATGAATATCCATTGTAATTTTGAGCGTAAGATGTACGTGCTGCCTTACTCGATCCTACTAGAAAAGAGCACAGATGGAAGCGATAGGAACGATGCTTCAAAATATCCGTTATGCTTAGAGTATCGAATGTAACGAGATCGACCTGACGTTCCGTGAGTCGTGGAAGGGTTTTAGCAGCAGATGAGCTTAATGCGAAGCGGTCGTGACTTTGATTGCAAAGGTGCAATGAACTGTAACTGCAAGAAATTTCATTCAAGAGAATTGTTAGGGATGACGGCCAAGGGGTGGTTCCGCGCTCTCCGTGTGTTGGTTCTGACGTGCATTGCTTGTTCGATTCCGTTGACGACACACGGACAATCGGCCCAGCCAAACGATAATCCTTTCGCTTCTCTTGGGCCAACTCAAAGCACGGCAACTCAAAACCCCCAGAGTCAGAGCTCGGGCTCAGATTCAACGAATCAGCAGCTTCCTCAGCTCCCCCAAACTCCGCAAGAGGGCACAACGATCAA is drawn from Edaphobacter lichenicola and contains these coding sequences:
- a CDS encoding capsule assembly Wzi family protein, translated to MRATPNSKKLLIGMVFGLSLLPAGLCLAQDATETNSANHSYAALGVSHLQQSSPFILQADAVPSTLIKPPLLNGTLNATLMDAGNLSSIYGDHDALYISHASAQSGFPYGPTRRQLTEIIDPDKLGSTDVPMDSWIYPALERLADMGYIPTQNVLIRPWARKECLRQLLEAENEVNRYNGNKAMDQQAELLISDLHRELADPVDSNSVVLESAYNRDGAIIGPAIADSYHFGQTWWNDFGRPLGRGTSVIAGLSGRATYKRYFIYAREELQHDPGTLARSDDQAQFIASLDGLPNDYPASLATSAYERVRPIELYAGVAFGGNALSFGKQELYWGPTLIGPLSFSSNAEPTYNLQFVATRPHLLPLLPNLGTYRFDFVFGKLSGHQSPNRPYYNGTKIDFTFGQYLEMGFTRWSILWGVGHPMTLGSLKRNLFSFNSTGSSVYGTRNDPGDRKSGFDFLLHVPGLRKYVTLYADSYADDEPSPIDAPRRVVWSPGIYFPRLPLLSHMDLRVEAASSNELSHDEGGDRFFINNQYHDANLNKGFLLGNAVGRDGRAIEGRSGYWFSARTRVEAGYRQNKISAIYLPGGGTINDGFVNASFSWSRNWSAQLFTQYERFIIPSYMNGDQHNESGWLQLTWTPNLKLTH